The Setaria italica strain Yugu1 chromosome VIII, Setaria_italica_v2.0, whole genome shotgun sequence genome includes the window agtgctaccacaagactaaatggctctggtcttggctgattaattagaaaccttagtctggggtgaccttactcgtgatgaggcaagaggggggactgagtcgttgcatttacctgggatgggtggtgcacgccagacaccgaaaccttagcgggctaCCACtgactagggaatctttgtaaaggcctcgtagcgtccctatgcaatcacacctcggaagtgtggtatggtgccttgcaaacaccgcatggttgggtccaaagttcttttgaacttttacgcgacttgtgggtaaagatgtgccacctctgcagagtgttaaactgatcgatcagccgtgctcacggttaagagcggcctggaccctcacatgataatattatcgaaagatggattaaacttgttatcatttcatgcatttgttacttactttatgttcatgtttaatttcgggtggtatgaacttatacttagttaattgctaataaaacttgaccaacttaattaaaagcgaatgctacttatgccttagccataccttgaattagccttacactacactatttcccacgacttgttgagtaccaaccataagtgtactcacccttgcaaaaccgctgttcagaccaagctagttgggaagaggagtactaccccgactttgaggagttctaggcgtacgtttcttcagtcagctgcctgtggagtcgtcgtcatctttggagttccgctgcgtaataattagattttgtggtttatgtgagactttcggtcatgtaataatggttaatactctctttattcgatttaacactgtctttgatattcactattgtcgtacatgtgtgtaacttgatcctggcgcacatgtatttaatgcactcgattttgtctttaaaatcgggtgtgacatcACCATATGTTGCGACCTAGAAATGCTTAAACGCCACCGCGGGAACTCGAGGGTGTCGCGATTgggatatttaactatttgccaTCCTTACAGATGGCACTCCTTCAGTTGCCATTCTTACGGTTGTCGTTACATTTTTACCACCCCTCTATAAACGAAGTAACGCATTTGCCATTTTTGCACACATGGCACGCCAGCTCAGCCTGCCACCGTGGAATTGGTATGCGAAATGACCAAATTGCCCATGCCTTATCCTAATCCCTTCTCAGGCGCTACTCAAGCCTGTACCGCGCGCGCATGGCGCTTGTACCGCACACGCCTGGGCGTACCGCGCCTGTACCGTCTGGGCGCCTGACACTGCCTCCGTGGATGTAGTTAATGCATCTTACAtccaattttttaaaaaataaaggaaaaatatgACAAACAATTCATGAAACTGTATGATAGCAGGTTTGTTATTGTAAGCCAATGGTCAGGGACCTTATAATTCATCTCTAAAACAGAGAGCAGGCAACAGCTGCCCCTGAGCCGTGTTATCTTCCATTTGACAGATTGCCACAATATGAGGGGGGAACAATACTGATCAAGCACAATATGAGGGAGGAATAATACTGATCAAACATAATATATCATCGGGAACATGAGAGAACACATCTTGGATAAACAAGTACTGATCAAGCACACATAAACAAGCCTTCACTTACAGACATATCAAGATAAAAGGTtatgaaataagaaaaatagtaaCCACTATGGTTCTAATGCATTTTTCAGCAGCAACACGTCCTAGAACAAAGTTTCCAAACTTGAACAGTTCATGGCCATGTAACTTCTACTTCTTTGCTTGTGACTTCTTTTTCACCTTGCTGGCCAGCTGTTTCTTCCTTGGTGTCATCTTCTTGGCCACATTTGTTGCCTTCTCCAATGGTGCCTTCAAAACCAGTGGTGCTCCAAAGCCAGTGGTGCCTCCAAATCTAGCCTCCTGGACAAACAGCAAAAGAGATGAAATATCATGTTCAATCCATGTATGGAAATGACACAGAAAGGGAAACAACCAGTGATCAGCTATAGGTAACCTACTATCCACCTTATAGGTTAACATGTGCAAGAATAAAAGTCTTTAGTGGTATTTCAACATATGTGACATGCATGACATGTGTGACATAAATCACTTCTTAGTGTATTGCATTGATGCTGATGCTTCTACTTCATTAGGTTCTGCTTCAGCTTTCTTGGCTGCTGCTATTGTTGCCTCCCTAGCTGATGTTGCTCTTGTCTTGGGAGTTGTTAACACCACCTCTAAAGCAGAGTCTTCCTTGGCCTTTTTCCTTCCAGCCTTGACAATGGTCTTCTTGGTTCTTTTCCTGCAAAACAATCTGTTGAGTATGTGAATAACGAGAATTAAAATGACTTAAGTTTAAAATAACACACCTCTTCTTTGTCTTAGTTAGCTCACACCTCCAACTTCCCTTTCTATGCCCCTTTTCATCATAATTGTCACACTTCACTTGCCTTTTAACTTTACCGGTTCTTTCTAGGCACGATggtattctattttttttctttgtctaCGTACACCTCTCTTCTGTGCCACAGGTGGATATAGCTTAAATTCTTTCTCAACTTCAGGCCATTGGTTCCTGTCAGTGATATTAGGCCATCCAAGATCATATACTTGCCTAAACCTCTGTACAGAATAAGCCATATCCATAAATTTATCATAGTTTGGTTGCAAGGCATGTGGGCAAGACTTTCCAGTCACTTGCCATTCCCTGCAGGTACACATGTGGTCTTTGAGGTACACAACATGACTTCTTACCTCTTCATCCTTATAGATCTCTATCACCTCAGCTTGATCAGGAAGGCTCTTGGTGACTTTGAGGTGGTCTAATCCCTTTGAGCCAGCATTTAGTTGATGGATGACAGTTGGTAGAATGACTCCATGAAGAGCTCTAGAGATCCTTCTCCTCTTTGCCATCATGATCACACCCTTATCCTTATAGCATCTACCATATAGTGAAGTGGCAGATCTTTGAATTCTTTGATCCATGCATTCCATGACTCAACTAGGTTGTTTAAGATGTAATCACACTTGATGTCAGTTGAAAATTTTGATCTAGTCCATAGGAGATTGTGGTGCTCTCGAAGACATTTTTTTACATCAGGACTAGCTTCAATTACTTTGTCCATGAAATACTTATGCTTCCTAGGTGCATAAGCCCTAGCTGCAGGCCACATGTTTGCTGCATACACTTCTCCTATAAAGTGTTTCTTCATGTTCTCCATGAGACGCCTGAAACATTCTCCCTGTTCTGCCCATGGAAAGACATGCTTGACTGCAACTTCTAACCCCTTGCAAGCATCAGTGCATACAGCTAACTTTGGAAGTTCTCCAATAGCCCTTCTCAGTTGCTCTATGAACCAAATTCAGTCATCCTTGGTCTTTGATTGGAAGAACCAAATGCTAATGGAAACATCCAATTATGACCATTTAAATCTAATGCTGCAGGCATGTGATCATTCCACTGCCCATTTAGGGCAATGGAATCTATGCTAATATAAGGTCTGCATCCATATAAAAATCCATCTATGCTGCCATTGGAAGCACAAAAGAATCTAGTGAAGTGCCTCTTTTTGCCAATTTCAACACTGTCAATCTCAACCACACTACCAGGTGCCCTCAATTCCACCTCTGCCTTGAACCTATACAACCAGTCAAATAAATCATCCCAATTACCAAAAAGTTTCTCTGTTGCTCTCTGTCTCCCATACCACACTGTCTGATAGTTAATCTGGATTTTATACTTGTCCTCCAAAGCATCCTTCACTTCTTTAGCACCCATATTTGACTTCCTCTTCAAAAGGGGAATTGCCCTTTCAGCAACCCACGCTTGGCTAGCCATTGTGCCACACactctgcttcttgaagcacactTGTGTTCCAGGTTGTTTATTTGCACCTGCACATTGCAACAAACTTTAGTTCATGATCATAAAACACACATAAGATAGATATCTAGCTTATAAATAAAATTATCTTAAAAAATCTGGTTAGTAATTGTACCCTAACACACCCATCTGCTTGTGTTCTAGCTCTAATTACCCAAGGGCATCCATTGGCCTTGCAATATCCCCTAAATTTGCTTTTGTCAGATTTCTCTGTCCCAAGCCCAAACTCTTGCACTATAGCATGTTGCTTGACTGCCAACCTAAAATCAACCATGCAAGGATACACAGTACCCACTGCCATCTCTAGGTTGTCCCTGTCCCAATCCAACACTGACTCTGAATCCTCATTGTCAAGTACATCAATACTTGTTTCATTCATATCATCTAGAAGGTCTTCTGGAATGGCTGGAATAGCAGCGTCTTCCTCAGCTGCTTGTGCTGCACTCTCATCAGCTGCTTTGAATCTCATTGCTTCAAATACAATATCCTCATCAGCTAACACATAAGGTTCTCCATCTTGATCAAGATTGGGGATAATAGTCAATTGACTCCAATCAACAAGTTCAGCATGAGGTAAATGTGTCACCTGCACCTTCAGCATGAGATGAAGGACATACTGGATCAGCATGACTAGTGACACCAGAACGGCCTTTGAACCAAGTTGAACTGTGTAGTGGTTGATATCCAGCCTTATCAACTACTTCAACAACAATATTTgccattttctcattttttttctagatgcaATCATCTCCTCAAAGTGCTCATTTTTACTAAGCTTCCACTTAGCGGCACTGTCAGAATCTACTGCCCACACCACAATTTCTTAACTAGACCCCAGATATTCTTGCTTGCCATATCATTCACAAAGTTATCCAAATTGTACCCAAAACATGTATCCACCCACAGATCATGCCATTGCTTTGTCATTTCTATGATTCCATAGTCATGAATTGCCTTATATCCGGCACATTTAACAACTAATTTAAACGCATTGCCAGGATCAATCCTGATAGAATCATGAACATACAACAATGTTGGAGTTAGAGAAATCCAACCCCAATACTATGTCTACCGTAGAACTCTACATTCATGGAGAGGAAGATAATTCACTTACCAAGGAGGGCACTCACTGGGCGTCATCTTCAGGACGCCATCTCCTCCACCACTGCAATGCACACTACACGCACGCACAAACCAATTAAACAATTACATTATGTATGCACGTACCAAACAATAGTAGACGAAATTTCTTCTAGCCAACAGATTGTTATTCACATACTGCGAAAGCAACAGAGAGTATAATAGTCAAAATGACCATATCAGATCCTTGAAAATTCttcttaccttttttttttcttttctgtccTATCAAAAATTAtctatatctagaaaagtccaAGCATCCTATCAAAATTGTCTATATCCAATGCATACCAGTATCAAAAAACACCAGAGAATGCTAAATCTTGCAGCACTACGCAATGCTTTTTTTGCTAAATCCTATAGCTTTCCGGTAATTGGTCATGCAAGAAGGCCATGAGTGAGAGACACACACAGAgctctcccttctctcttttctttagTCTCTTTCTTAAGGGACAAAGAGACAGAGAGCAGTTTGGTATGGCAGCGTTGTGCGTgcagagagtgagagagagctAGAACTAGGGACCCGTGCAGCTGCCCTGCGCCGCAAAAAAATGGCGGAGAAGGAGGGGGCCAAGGTGGGGGCGAACCTGGAAGCGGAGCGCGTGATCCGTCGCGTGCTCCCTAGGCGGTGGCGTCAGAGGGAATGGACTGGCGGCGGCACAGGTTCCCGACGGCGCACGGAGGGATCCCCTTTGCGCACGGGAATGGGGAACCCGCTCGGTGGGATGGCTGGGCAGAAGGGATAAGGCATGGGCAGTTTGGTTATTTCGCATCCCAATTCCACGGTGGCAGGCTGAGTTGGCGCGCCATGTGTGCAAAAATAGCAAATGCGTTGCTTCATTTATAGAGGGGTGGCAAAAATGTAAGAGCAACCGTAAGAATGACAACTGAAGGAGTGCCATCCGTAAGGATGGCAAATAGTTAAATGTCCCGTCACGATTCGGCGGCGACGCGAGGTCTTCGTCTGGAAGGGAACTTTTCTTGTTGTGCGACACCTCTAGTTGAGGGCCCCACATGGCATGCTGATGGACAGACAGTACCGGCATATGGACCTGGACTGGTCGACATGGCTGAAAGCCTTTTTTCCGTCTAATGGGCCGAGAGACTTGTATGTCCACCGCCAGACTCTCTCGTCGACCCGGGCGGGCAGGCGGGCTGGGCTTTGTGTAAAGCAGGAGCCGTAGCCACCTAAAAATGTTTTTAATTTGTTCTTATCTTAAAGAACTTGGCAGTGATTAAAAGTGCCATACATCGCCATGATAGGTGACTTGTAATATGTACATTAGTTTGTCCTTTTGAATCATTTCAATTAAGTGAGTTTAGCAACGAGAACCAGTTGAGGTGTAAACATGTCAATCTCTATCTCAAGTATAAAATTTATAAAAGATTTGTAAACCTTTTAGAACTAGTGAAAATGTAATACATACCATTGTGTGACATCTTCCTCGGCTAAGTATAGGTAAAAAATGCATAATGGTGAAGATTGAACTTTCACTAAAAACGTTTACAAAACATTTTTTAATAGAGATGGCAATGGGCGTAATATAACCCTCTATAAAATTTCATTATCAAACTCAACTtagttaaaaagaaaaaatgaaaaaaatggtaATAGAACTGATTTTTGAGAAAGCTATCTACAAATACAATAACTGTAATGATTTTAAAATAACCTCATTATTGGCCGTCTCAAACTCTCATCCAATAAAAGTGCAAACGCCATGTTCTGTATTTTATTTCATTTAATACTAACAAAGTTCCACGAGTACTGTCACGCCAACATGTTTTGTTAGGAATATATAAAAATTGGTGCACAAATATAAGATGATTCATAAGCAAGACAAGATATGACACTTGGCCCACAAAGGAGGGACAGAGCCACATAAGCAAGGGCTCATCTCGACAATCCTAAACAACTCTAAGGGAGAAACATATAGGTGCATGGACTACAAGCAAGATGAAGCCCTATCATATATTTGAGCTCACAACGACGAAGCGCTCATTGAGATAATCAAACGAACATGTGGTTCGCTAATTTCGAGCTCACAAGGGCTTCTCTTTTTCTGATGCTTTGTATTGTGGAGGAGGATTTTTTTTCACCATGGGCTATGCTCGAATTTCATTACTTATCCATGCAATTACTTATCCatgcaacaaaattacaaagtCTGCATTTTAGTTCTCAACCCACATTCACAGTTTAAACTAACACCGCAAAATGACACAGAATAGAACAAAGTTGAGCTTTTTTCAAGCACCGACATGAAACCAACGGCTAACAAAGACTACACTTAAACACCAGCTTGCGTTTCCAAATTCCAGAACTTGTACTCTCCACTAAATTTGCACCTTCTTCTCACCTTCTTTGTCAAAAACCCATTTTTTACTGAAGTATAGCAGTACTGCCCCTGAGTCACTTGTTGGAGCCCCTGAGGGTGAAAATGTATAGCCGTGTCCTTGAGTGCTTCTGCCCCTTGTTAGCTTCACCTTGTCTTCATCCTTTTGTAATTCTGCCGAGAACATAAGAAACGATGAGGTAGAGCAAATGATCTCAGTAGGAGATCGAATAATTTTTCTATCAAAACAAATACTATTTCTTGCTTTCCAAATGGCCCAACAAATGGCACAAAGCCCAACCATGTGAAACTTCCTACCAGATTCAAGAAAGGAATTAGCCCAGAGCCAAAACTGCTCCAGATTAGCAATTTGCTCCCAATACCAAGCAATCAAACTCTAGATGTATTTAGCCATAGCACACCTAAAAAACATATGTTCCCCTGTCTCCCTTTCTGAGCAGAAAGCACAGGATTCATCTCCTTGCCAATTTCGTCACACCAAATTATTTTTTGAAAGTATTGCATTATGCTGTACCAACCACATAAAAAATTTTAACTTTCAGTGGCATCTTTGCTTCCCATAATTTGTTGTGTGTTATAGTGGGTTCATTGCTAACCATGTAAGAATACATGGACTTAACAGAAAAGGATTCTTTCCCTCCCAATATCCATTTTGGTTTATCATTGTCATCAGATAGGGCAAAAGGTGGCAGCATATCACTTAGCCTTCTCAGcttgttttgtttattttcatCTAACCATCTCCTAAACACAAGCCTCCAGTTTTTATGCGCCATATATATAAGCAACCGTACAAGATTGTTCATTGCATATCTCAAATAACTCCGGGAATTTATCCTTTAGAGATATATTCCCACACCAGGAATCACATCAAAAGTCAGTATTTTTGCTATTTCCAACAATCATAACTCTTCCATTTAAGTATATATCTTTTACTTTGATCAAATGATTCCACACTGGTGAATTCGTTGGTTTGATCTTTAACTGAGTCAAACACATCTCTTTAACATACTTTTCTTAACAATTTTTTGCCATAAACCATCTCCTTTTTCAAGTACCACCACTTGCAAAGAAGACTGAGATTCATTTTCCTTAGATCATGTATTCCCAATCCCCATTTTTTTCTTTGGTCTACTGATTTTACTCCACTTTACCaaaaaagtatttttttttctttgtgctCCCAccttgccaaaaaaaaacttttcctAGTTCTATCCATTTATTTGTGTATCGTTTTCGGAAGCAAATACATAGACATGCTGATGCAATGAGGGATCTTTATTGGTAGCCAGTCTTTCACTTCCACCTCTTCACTCCCATGCCTTTCTTGGTCGGACCAACCCAACCAGCGATTTCTGACAAGTCTTTCTGCTTAGAGCAAGAAGCGGAACAAAAATAAagctttctttattttcattTATGGATAACCAATCCATTTTTCAACATAGTTGGGAGAATTTACCCAAAAAATCGGTACATATAATGAAAAGATCAGAACATGGGGTGGAGGATGTTGTGTTTTTACACAATCATCACAATAATGCCCATTCTTCTCGTCCATACCCAAGGGGTATCATGAAGTCCGTCGTTACTAGAGAGTTAGATGGCTTGCTTCCTTATTCTTTTGCGGCGCCTAGTGCAATGACTTACCGATTTGAATATTACTTCACATCATTTGCGGTTGCCAACCGGTGGATGCAAATTCATCTTCTATGTGTCTTTTTATTTAACTGTGTATATTGATCCTAGCAAGTCTCTAACcatttttttcatatatattgGAACATTCTAGCAAGGCTGTGTTTAACGATCCTCGTAGAGGTACGGCTAAATTATTAGAGGCAATATCTCTAGTTATAATTTAGTGCTATTTCTTTGTACATACCAAGAAAATAAAAGGTCTTTTCAAGTAAATTATGTCATAATACCAACGATTTTTTGCAGATTATTGAGTTATTGTGTTTGTTTATCTAGTTATAATATTGTTttaacaaataaatctaattTGATGAACCACATGCTGCTCTTAATCCTTAGAATACATTTGACGTGCTTCAAAATCCTGAACCTCTACTACTTGCCCGGGGAAGAAAAGGACAATGACGCACCATCAGTTAAAATGATAAACTCATCTAGAATTTCATGGGTATCAAATGTGTTTGTGGAGAATTAACTCCCTAGGCAAAGGATCCAACTAGGAAAAGGAACTAAGGAACTAAGGATCCTAGGTGTCCAAAAGTCAAGGTGCAGTGGATAGGATGGGCTAGCTTATCAGTAGGAGGTAATAAAGTTCCTAGCCGCTATAAAATCTAATTTGTCAGGTTTACCTTACATGTCAAAATAAACTATTAAATTCAATTTTCAATCATAATAAAACTTTTGCTCCAAATTTCTCTAATATTCAGTTTTGTATGAAACTTCGTTACCAAAAACTgagaaatcaaagaaaagcTTTTGTTTTAACCCTTGACCATGTTTTGACCTTTGTTCCCGTGGAGGCATCTCTTGCTCTCTGCTCACATGCCTATGTTTGGCGCCACCCCAAACCTCTACTGCTTGGCCGGAGAACAAAATGACAGTGACGCCATCAGCTACCGTCATCACCAATTCCACTGGGATATAAAATGTGTTTGGAGAATTAATTCTCCACGCAAAAGCTCCCACCTAGACAAATGTTACTGGGATCGTAGCCATCCAGAAGCCCGGACACGGTGGATAGGATGAGCTAAGTACTAGGAAAAACGTTCAACTCCTGCAGTTGCTAGGAAATTTGTTTGaatctaaatgaaaatgaactgttcatttcaaattcaaattgaatttaaaattttgattcaaaatttctctaaaatttaaTTTATGTTTAAAAATTTCATTGTGGGAGAATCGAGAAATCCAAAAACGATTTTAGTTTTACATGTGACCGGCAAGAATTTTTCTGAACCCGAAATCAACCATGTCAATGCGAAACAGAAACAAAGATTTATATGAACACTACCCTAAGGATATCTCTAAAATCTTCCCCCACAAATCCCTaattcctctctctctctcccctcgaACTAAACATCGTGTTCCCCTCTCTCTATGTGATCATCGAGAATTTTTGTGAATCAGGAATCAACCATGTCAATGTGATCATTGAGAATTGCTACAATAGCTAGGAAATTTATTTCTCAGGTTTCCCCATGGGTAAGGATCGGTAAATCTAcaagttaaaataaatagttCAACTCAAAATTCAATCAATTAAAAATTTGATTCAAAATTTCTTTAAAATTTAATTTATGCTTACAAATTCCGTTACAGGAGACCTAGAAATTTAAGAAAACTTTTCGATTTTACATGTGACGGTTAATATTTTTTACGAACCATACAACGTGAAAAGAAAATAGAGATTTATGCGAATACTACTCTAAAGATATCTCCAGAAGCTTCCAAGAATCCCTAATTCCTCCCTCCAACATCCcgttcccctcctcctcctcctcctctctctctcttcccccggctccctctctctcctccggaTATCTTGGCCGCCGATGCGAACCCTAGATATACGGGACTCGGTTTGCGGAGCGGAGGTTCGGTAGCTGCTTCTTGGCTtgctccgctgccgcgccggccggccgccgccacgcatGCGCACGCAATCCCACCTCTCCCTCCTCGATGTCCCCGATGACCTCCCGGACTGCGACGGCGGGTGCTTCCGTCCCGGCGGCGGGCTGTGCTGCCCCGACGACCCGCTCGACCTCGTCCTGCAGTtgttccccgccgccgcccccgccccgcaCGAGGTGTCCCTGACGGCGCTCGGGATAggcggctcgccgcgccgccaggACCAGCCGCCCCCCTTCGGGTGGGCCCAAGAGAATGGCTTTGGTGACGTCACGGTTCTTGGCGCGGGGAGcgcccctggcggcggcggcgtatgGGAGCGGGACTCTTGTGGCTTGTCCGGCCGTGTCCCGGAGCACATGGAGCCATTAGACGTCGACAAGTACTTGGTGGACCACGCaccggacgacggcggcggc containing:
- the LOC101765631 gene encoding uncharacterized protein LOC101765631, coding for MLIQYVLHLMLKVQVTHLPHAELVDWSQLTIIPNLDQDGEPYVLADEDIVFEAMRFKAADESAAQAAEEDAAIPAIPEDLLDDMNETSIDVLDNEDSESVLDWDRDNLEMAVGTVYPCMVDFRLAVKQHAIVQEFGLGTEKSDKSKFRGYCKANGCPWVIRARTQADGCVRVQINNLEHKCASRSRVCGTMASQAWVAERAIPLLKRKSNMGAKEVKDALEDKYKIQINYQTVWYGRQRATEKLFGNWDDLFDWLYRFKAEVELRAPGSVVEIDSVEIGKKRHFTRFFCASNGSIDGFLYGCRPYISIDSIALNGQWNDHMPAALDLNGHNWMFPLAFGSSNQRPRMTEFGS